TTGAAAATTGCCCGAATGAAGCTCCTCAGACATGTGTCCTTTGTTGATTGTCCTGTAAGTCCCCACCACCCACATGTTAACGGTCTCATACTTCTTATGGTATCACATTAAATTAAGATAGTGTGTTTAACTGTAGGTTGAATTAGGTGATCATTAACTTAAGCCTTGCCGTTTTTCGTGTTCTGAAACATGGAAGTTTTTCTTCAAACATTGTTCCTGCATGGCGCATTTGGCAGGAGCATTTAATTTCTTGAGTCTAAATGAGTagcatattttttattttattttccgcaGACACAAGTTCTTCTAATTCCATTGTAATAGTTCTGTCAGCTGGTTTGGTGTGCACTCCTCTGCTGTATGGTTTCTAAGTTTCTTCACCTTAATAGCTCATGCTAGGCACATCGTTTTAATATAGGAGATGCACCTACAATGGCATATTCATTTTGTCACATCTTAGACCCTTCCTCTTGGCATTACTTGTCTGCCTTTGCTTCACCTGTCCTTTGCTTATCCTATAAGTAGCATTATTATGCACCACATGTTATTAGAGCCAGACGAGAATGTAGTCATAAGCATATAACCATTTTATAGCATCTTGGACTGTTTCTTTTGTCTTTACTTATCTGCCTTTGCTTTACCTCTAAATTGCATCACTATGCATCACATTTTATTAGGACTAGAGTTCATGGTTGTTGTATGTGGCATTAAAGGTGGTACTGATAAAAACAGTCATAGGAAAATTCCAACAAATTAATTATGTTCAAGATTGTATGGACTATGGTTTTAAGTTGGTCTAGATATGCACAAATGGGAATTTGTGGAAGGAGCAtgtgggttttctttcttttatgtcATTTCATTCCCTATAACTGTTACCTTTTTGTACTTGTGTTGATAGGGTCACGATATTCTCATGGCTACTATGCTTAATGGAGCAGCTATTATGGATGGTGCATTGCTGCTCATTGCTGCAAATGAGAGCTGCCCCCAACCTCAAACTTCTGAACACCTGGCTGCTGTTGAAATTATGCGCCTCAACATATTATAATCTTGCAAACAAGATTGATCTTATACAGGAAAATGTAGCTATCAACCAGCATGAAGCAATTCAGAAATTTATTCAGGTAAGTCGTCGAATTCTTTTTGGCCTCAATGTACAATAACTCTGTCAGTTGTCTGATTGGTATGTGCATAATTTTGGCCACCAGGGAACTGTAGCTGATGGTGCACCAGTTGTCCCAATATCTGCCCAGCTAAAGTACAACATTGATGTTGTTTGTGAGTACATTGTGAAAAAGATTCCCATTCCAGAGAGGAACTTTATTGATCCACCAAATATGATTGTGATTCGATCTTTCGATGTCAATAAGCCTGGTTTTGAGTTGATGAGATAAGAGGCGGCGTGGCTGGTGGAAGTATTCTCAGAGTATGTTGTCCATttgctaatttttcttcttatgcaTGAATAGTACTCATGCTTTTAATTTTAGTGCCACATGTGAAGTTGCCTCATAGTAATTCTATTTCACATTCATGAGGcactaatctctctctctctctctctctctctctctgtgcaatGGGTTCTTCTAGGGTGTTTTGAAAGTAAATCAGATGATTGAAGTTCGTCCAGGAATTGTTGTTAAAGATGCAAATGGTACTATTCGTTGTACACCAATATACTCCAGAATAGTATCCCTGTTTGCCGGAGCAGAATGAACTCAGTTTGCTGTGCCTGGAGGTCTCATTGGAGTTGGTACTACCATGGACCCTACCTTGACCAGAGCTGATAGATTGGTGGGTCAGGTTCTTGGGGAGGTTGGATCCCTCCCGAGATCTATGTTGAGCTCGAGTATAACATTGGATGTATTTTATTTCGCCCTGACACTCCCTGTTCAATGTGGGTCATATTGCCTGGGTACTTCCAGCTTCATAACTTCACCTCCATCTGTTTTGCAGGTGAATTTCTTCCTTCTGCGACGACTTCTGGTGTCAGGACAATAGGATCAGAGAGGCAAAGGAAAGGTGTCAAAGTTGACCAAGGAGAGATCCTCCATGTTGAACATCGGCTCAATGTCCACCGGCGCTCGTGTCATTGCCGTGAAGAATGATTTGGCCAAGCTGCAGCTCACTTCTCCAGTGTGCACAAGCAAAGGCGAAGATTGCCCTCAGTCGGCGAGTCGAAAGCCACTGGCGTCTGATTGGATGGGGCCAGATCCAGGCTGGAATGATACTTGAGGTCCCGCCAGTACAATCGTGAGTGAATTGTTACATAAAAAGATTTGAAAGCGAGAGAAAGACGGAGATTTGTGAAAGATTCATTGAAGAGTTACAAAAGATGTGGGAAGGCAGAGAATTGATGGGTACGATTTTTGTCAGATGGAGAAGAAAACATTTAGCTTCTTGGACTCCTTATTGCTTTTGTTGTGTGATTCTTTTTTGCTCTGTTCGGAatcatgtgatttttgtgaCAGTCCCCTGTTGAGATGGGGGTCAAATATACACTCCCGTTTGGGCGAATGTGGCCGATTCTTTCATAAAAAGTACACTCAATGAGAGACTCAAAGTCATACGTTCATTGAGATGATTTGGTCTTTCTTGATCATGCCATCGTGTGACACTGGATCCCCCGCTCTTCTCAAAGGGAAAAATCGCATGTCTCTCTTCTCAGGTTATCACTAGCCAGAAACCCTCAAATGTTCATCTGATGGTTGTTCAATCTACATGTACACTGAGCTCAGCTCGGCTTGGCTCTAGCTGTTCGCTCATCGAAAACCATTTCATCAAAGCTCGCATCCGACACGCAGAACTGTTGCCGTACCCTGACGAGTTGACGGTAAATGAAGGCAGGGTACTTCAAATCATCACCAACGAGCACGACAACCACCAACGAAAcatgtttcttttcattttcgcTCGACTAATAGAGGAGAGAGACCATTTTCGGCTTGTTGGCAACGTTGTTCTTACGTTGGTTTTTTAAACTACAGGCAAGAACACCTTGTGGATTCCCACGTATGTCGAGTGGAGAAATTGGGCGAAGCTCCCTACATTGTTCTCTTATAAACAAAAGGATAAGAAGGTTTTTAATGAGGGCAATAATTTCCTACTATCAAGATCGGAagagatttttttaatcatatctCAACTTCCGATTGGTGGGTTACAAGTTATGAATATAAAAggttttttcaattaaaatcagACAAAGAACATGGCGCGAAACTCCGGTGACTAAAGCAATTCAAACTTGACGGAGAACTACCCAAATGGTCAACTAAAAATCCCTTacttatcataaataaatacgTTTACAATTGAAAGGGACGCTAAcgaaaaattttcaaaggcAATGGCCatctttattcattttattctcttttgaaGCATCAGGCCAGGCCCAAATCAACCCGCTCCGGCCCAACTCAAACTGGCAGGCCCACCCGTGAAGCCCCCCAAACCCTAGCTTCACTCTCCTTTCATCTCCTCTCTCCTTTACTCTCCTCCGATTCTCAGCGGCGCGCCATCATCAGCAGAGCAGctccaaggtctctctctctctctctctctctctctctctacattcgTGACGTTttcctcctcatcctcaccCTTTCGTTTGATGCAGTCGCAGAAGGCGTGGTAGGTAAAGCGTATTCGGGAGTTCCGGTCGGGAGAGATGAGCAGAGGAGGGagctccggcggcggcggcgccaaggcggcgaagaagaagggggCGACGTTCGTGATCGACTGCGCCAAGCCGGTGGAGGACAAGATCATGGACATCGCCTCCCTCGAGAAGTTCCTCCAGGAGCGCATCAAGGTCGACGGCAAGGCCGGCGCCCTCGGCGACTCCGTCACCGTCTCTCGCGACAAGTCCAAGATCACCGTCACCTCCACCTCCGACTTCTCCAAGCGGTACCGccagaatctctctctctctctctctctctctctctctctctctctctgtgcttttCTTTGAAATGGAAAGAGCTGTAGGTTTTCTAATATGCTCGATCGCGTCGCGATAGCGAAGATGCTGCATGTTCTTGCTTTCGTCAGTCGTGATTTTGGCGGAAAGTTGCCTTTTTTTCAGTTGATTCTGTAGCTGCTTGGGTGTTTAAATTACTGTTTCCTGCTGGAGTCCGGAGTTTTCGTGCGCCTTAGTAGAACTAGGCGCTTCGGCAGCAATCGTGCCGTTCATCTGCGAGCGGGTGGTTATGTGTGTCGTGTTCGTCGCGGCGAGTCTGTTGTCGTGGTGGGATTTCTGCACCTCATGTTCATAGGCTGTTGCATATTGCATTGCGGTGAATATTTTGTGCATAATGGTCTAGCTTATGGCATGTGGTTTATCTCCGGGCCTTGGGTGCCGGTGGATGATTTTGTGTGAAGAGATGGTGACTCTGTTACTTTGCTGGTCGGGGTGTGACACCGAAAAGGATACCGACTGAGAGGTTTCAGGGTTTGCGTGACAGAATTGATGGTTGAGTGAAACATACTTCTGCGGGGTGCTTCTTGCTCTGAAAAGTTTAGTATCTTAAGCTGGTATTGATGCTGTCCTGTTACAGTTTGATTGTTTAGCCGAAATCTGATCATTGGAGTTGAGCTGCAATGCTCTCTACTTAAGTGTTATCTTTCATTCTGAATATAGCATTTGAGACAAGAATTATAGGTTTCAGGCTTAGGAAGTAGGATCTCTTATTCTGCCTTGGGTTGATTCTGGTTAAGGTTAAGGGTCAGCTAAAGAAGCTACCCAGGAGCCAGTCTCTGATCAACACAAGATCACACATTTGGAATGTTGAAACTCGAgtctttatgatttttttggtttacTATACCCTAGGAAGCCTCCATCTGGTACTGGTATAAGCAAATGCTTGACGTGCTATCTTTTCTTAAACTTTGAAGATCTCCTGGGCATGCACCTTCAATTGATTCAGTTTTAACTTTAGATGTGTAACTAATCATCCTGTTTGCATCTATTAGGTACCTTAAGTACCTGACAAAGAAGTACTTGAAGAAACATAATGTTCGGGATTGGCTCCGCGTGATTGCTTCAAACAAGGACCGCAGTGTCTATGAGCTTAGGTACTTCAACATTGCTGAGAAcgagggagaggaggaagatTAAGAATCTGCTCAAAAGATTTCGTTTCCGACATTTCAATGTTGTTATTGGATTTTGGTTGTTACTCTGGTTTTTGGATTGCAAACAGATTTTCCTTGTCCTTTCAATATGAATCGAAATAGAGTTTTGAGTTCCAACATTGTTGAGCTGGGGACATAAACACATGATGAAATATGCTACCTTAGTGTATGCTGgagattttgattaaaaatacaTCCGAGCTAAAGAGCAGACGGCTTATAAATTGCTTTTCTAAGATTGAAGAACGCTTACAATGTACCCATTATTCTGGTTGTTCTAAAGATCAAATTTGCATCTTCCTGAAGAAGCTTATGCCTGCAACCTTGTCGAGGTCGAACGTACCTGCTTCTCTTATCGGATCTACGGCACTTCGACGTGGTCTGTCTCCATTTTGCCTTCCCACACTTTGGCTCCCTCTGATGCTGCAGGGTTTTATGCACCTCCATACAGCACTGTTGCACTTAAATCCACTACCTAAGGCGATCTGCCATATCCTATCCCCTGCCTTCACTCTTCCCTTTGCTTCTGTGTAAGCAAGCTCATACCAGATGGAAGAAGCCGAGGTGTTCCCGAACTTGTATAGTGTCATCTTCGATGCTTCCAGATCTTCTTCGCCCAACTTCAAGTTCTTTCCGATTGCTTCTATGATGGATTTCCCTCCGGCGTGTATGAAGAAGTGCTCGAAAGCTCTCCTGAAGTTCGGTACATAAGTTTCCGTTGTTCTCCCAGTACCAAGCTTTCGCTTGATCAGGGACCATGCATATCGGCACTGCTCCGTGTAAGGCAAAACCAGAGGGCCTAAAGGAAGCCATGTTTGACTTCAGTGCGTCCCCGGCAACATTCACAATGCTCTTGGATATCGACACCCCAACTTCATTCTCGGAGTCGACATCCTGGTACACGCACGTGTAAGATTGTTCGTCACGAGATCTGGTCGTCCTGACGAGGTGTTGAAGTTCGTACTTGGCCGCCTTCTTGTCTTGATCTCGGCTTGACAGGAGCAGGGCCGCACTCCCCATTCGGAACAGGCAATTGGTTATCAACATGGATGCGTTCTTCCCCGTGTACCAGTTCATGTTGAGAATCTCGGTGCTTACGATGAGGGCCAAGGAGTTCCTGTGAACCCTCAACAGGTCTTGCGCTAGGCCTACCGACACGACACCGGCACTGCACCCCATGCCGGAGAGGTTGTAGCTTTGGATATTGCTCCTCATTCCGAACTTGTTCACCACCATAGCAGTTAGAGATGGCGTGGGACAAAACATGGTGCTGTTGCAAATCAATATGTCTATGCTTCTGGGGCTAACGTTGTTCTTCCTCAGCAAGCCATGAATGACGGAGAAGATGACCGTCTCGGCTTCCTCTAGGGCAGACGAGAGCGATTTTTTTATGGGTAACTCAGTAATTGATGGGGGAATGCAGGTCTCTTCGCTGTACCCTGACTTGTCGAAGATCTTGATTAGGAAAGCTTTGCTTTTGGATCGACCTTATCGTCGAAAAAAGGTGCTCCCTGAACATGCACTTGGGTAGCCGATAAGAATCGGGCGCCTTGTAGCAATTGAAGTCCAGTAAATAGACCGAGGCTTTCCTTTTACTTACAAGGAAGACAATCGCCACAAGACCGAGCATTGCCAACGGAAAATGGCGATGGGCGAATGCAAGAACGAACCCCAGCAAACCGAGGACATGTCCTGACGATGCCATGGTCATCAAGTGGAAGAACTAGAATTGATTCAGCTCCTGTGGGGGATGGATGAGGGTATGGAGGCTCTGAAGAGGACATCAAAGAATTGAGGGAAGTAACTTGCCCTGCTTATTGGAAATTCTGTTATATGGAAGTGGGAACTGAAACTGAAACACCCTTTTGGTGCTTTGTCCTGAGAAGTTAAACTTGTCACGGCAAAAAGACTTGTCAGTTACAAACGTTGTTAGTGCATGGAAAGGAATCTTTTGCCATATGGAATAGACATCTCTGCTATCATGAGCGGGAGTTATAACACGTTTTTGCAGTGGTGATGGTTGAACACTAACTGACTTGGCCGTGAGTAGATCGTTCATAAGAGATCAGGAATATGCCGTCGCTCAAGATGTCAGAGCGACAAAACTATGCATGCAACTATCTCCGTGCTCGGTTTGTCTGATGGTGGACTTGTTTTACATGTGACATACATTGCAAGAACGAAGGTTAGAAAAAGGAGAGGCTTAAGATTGTGGGATGTCTCTCTTTCTCAGAACTACAAACAGAGAAGACTCGATTATGTAGTCGGCCATGTCATTTTCACTTCAAGAAATATTGCACTTGCGCTGGACCAACAGGAAATTATGTGCATCGCCATGCGTTTCGTGCAATGTTGTCGACTATATTTTTCACGCTGGCAAAAGAACGAGCACATCGGGCTTTCTTCATTTAAACGTTGGCCAAATGCATCCAAGACTACTGCTCTTTCGTAGCCTCTTTGTTAGTTCACCTGACTTAACGGGAATAACAGGGCTAATTCtataaaaaagcacaaactttaagTGTTATCTCAAATCTGGctcgaactttattttgtctaaaaagaaacatgaactttaggtgttgtccAAAATCTAatccgaactttattttgtctaaaaaaacatgaattttagatattgtcccaaatctggcccgaacAAAATTAAGTAAGTCTATTACAAATATGCTTCATATTTCTATTTAACTATAAGATGCACATGCTTTTAATATCTCGCTTTGAGGTAATGTAATCTTCCGTTTCCAACCCAACTTCTAACATTGCAAATAGCTTGccaattgttaattgatctaatgGCCCTAGCTATGTGTCTCATCCCCTAGAACTGAAGccgttgaattatttattttattttttttggtaatgacCGTTAAATTACTTTTCCCATGAGAATTATCTATAAAATTCACCTCATTGGAGGATAGATTTAAATTTAACACTACCTCCAAACACTCAAACATAGCATCGTTTTATTGTGTTGGATATTATTGCTGATGTGGAAATGCCACGTCGGATGACTGTGAAGTGAAGGTTAACGGAGAGCTAGATTTGGGATACAAGTGAAAATTTATACTTtcttttaaacaaaataaaaatttaagacaatagttcgtgcttttttttagataaaataaaattttggccaaatttaggACAACACTTAGagttcatgcttttttttttaaacaaaataaagtttgaGCTAGATTTGGGACATCACCTAAAATTCgtgtttttttatgaaattggcTTGAATCtaacatgagagagagagagagagagagagagagcagaacAGAGATTCTCTCTACTGCTGCTTTTCTCTCAAGCAAACACAGAATCCAATGTTTCTCCAAGACCCCTCTATAGTCTATCCAAACATCAAGTGCTTAACGGTTGCAGAAACTTGATGGTTCGCCAAAACCGTGTTTATACACTCTCAATCACTGGCTAGAAGAATGCAAGGCATTCATAGCAGTGACTCgactcgatttttttttttttttttttttttcactgcaTTTTAGTAAGTAGAAGCTTTGTATGGTAATATTTGGACTTGACATCAATTACAAAGTACAGGTTATAACAGCAATCTTCTAGGTCCAGATGATGATAGAGGCCGACAAAATTTTGCGTGGGTTCACACAATGTAATAGACCATCCTAGCAGGGCAACAATGACCACCTTCTATGTGTTGTTTTGTTTATGTGAGTTCTCTTGTCAGAAGGACCACAGCAATAGGATCATCCGTGATTTCTCGCGTCAAGTCGTTCTCTTCAATGCCCTCTGCTAGAAGCAAATCCTTCTCTCAAGAACTTGGAGATTTCTGCAACTCAATGATATGAACGGGGCAAGTCTAGAGTAGAATTCTGGGACCTGCCTTCAACATCAttctaagagaaaaaaaaattgcagaggGCCTGAATTGAACTCATCGCCGACATCAAGGACTTGCTGAGAATCTCAGTCATCCACTTGGGTTTTTGTAACAACTTGCACAGCAACATATACAGTgctatttaaaaagaaagaaattttcaacaTGAAATCTAGCTGTGAAGAGGTTATGTGAGAGTTTAAGACAAGAGGCGTCTTTTTCATCTCAGTCAGAAGAGAGGATTCGCACTGAACAACGTACGCTATAGTCATACACGCATGCATGGGAGCATGCCCATGCTGTTTTGTTTGTGTGCTGCGTAGGTAGAGGGTTGAGTGGACCAATTAGAGTGAAGCCCACGTCAATGAGCACGCTCAATGTAGAACGTGACCGACTTGTTCTAATCAGAATATACGACGAGCATAAGCAATTCTTTTCACGTCACAATCATCATCTTATTCAACTCCTCTCTGTtggccaagaaagaaaaacccaTCTCTCTGTGTACCCCAATGAACGCAATTTACACAACCAACATGACCTGGTTTAGGCACTTCTCGGGGTACTCATGGGTACTGTCAGCTTGGTTCCAATAACACTTGTAGACTGTTAATGCTGCTATGTATGAATTGAGCTTTTGATCCATTGTTAATACTTGCAGTCGACGGGATTTCCAATCTTGTGGGTGATCTGAGGATATCAGTACCACTTTTCAAACGTCAGACCACTTATTTTTGGACATAGCTAGAACAGCAACATATATAGCTGGTCTAGTTCTTCTAGGTTGGTCTTTCTGTGGTCATACTCTTCTTCAACTTGCTTGCATGTGGCTCATACCAAACAACACTCTCCAAGGCAGACTCATATGTCTtctgcatgagagagagagagagagagagagcttggtTGATCTTTCAGTGGTCACATACTCTTCTTCAACTTGCTTGCATGTGGCTCATCCAAAACAACACTCTCCAAGGAGAACTCATATCTCTTCTGCGTGTCTGCGTGTTTGTTTGCACACGCATGCgtatatgagagagagagagagagagagagagagagagaagcgcaTTCAGAAAATGCTGCAGCAAGTAGGGCCTTTCCAGCCCCTATAAAATGGCTGCAAACCCTCCGGTATCTTGCAACACTCACTTCGCTACCGAAACAAGTCCACCAACGCACTCCACAGAGCTCTTCCAGTAATCACTTTGAATAATGGCACTGAAATCACTTTTCCTGATGTCACTCATTGTTGGGGTGCTTGCGGTGGGTGCTCCCATGGCTCAGGCACAATTAGGAGGGTAGGAGGAATCATCGGCTCCCTCCTCGGCCTGATTCGGATCAATGGGATTGTGCCGTGCCTTCTCAACAGCGCCACTTCACTCATAAATGGCACAATTCCGCTTTTCCCTAGTAAGTCACTCCACAAATCAATACAATTTTATTGCCGCCCCACATTAGCACACTATATAGTCGAGTAGCGCAGCTAACTAATCACAGTTTACATGATCTGTACCTCATATTTACAGGGTCTAACGTATAGCAAACTGCACGATTTGCTCATATCGGATTGCTCCCTTTAAGATATTGTCTAGTTAACAGTGTCCTATATCTAGTTAATCGTTTTCAATTTGCCTATTGCAATCTGCATAGAGAAGCTTTGTTAGCAATCCAAGTAATTCTAATTTATGCATCGGCATCAAGGAAAAGATTTGGGATAACCGGTACAATGGGCATGGCTCTGGGGTAGATTTCACATGGAATTCTCGAATTTGATTTGTTGAATCGTGTTCTTGCACAACGTCCACCGCAAGCCAACGAACCTGTCATCATGTCATGTACTTCGCATATGCAGTGTTTTGCTCTGCTCATTCAAGTGCCAAAAGGTGAAAAATCAATGGTTTCTTCTGGGGTTGCGTCATTATTGCACATCATTCCGATCATCATATGTctttcatgatggatttgatccaaaagaagcaaaattttcCACAATGAATAGCTTTGTCCTTGCCCATTCTATTGCATGCAATTGCAGATGCAGTGGTGCAACTTAAGTGCGGAGGCAATGTGGTGTCCACTGCGACCACAAATCAGAATGGTGTCTTCTCTATTCTGTTGGACCCTCTCCAATACGTCCTCTCCACAGTACTCAACACTTGCCAATTGGTGGTCCCAACTCCTCTCTCGAGCTGCAACTCAGCTTTGCCTGTCACCGGGGTCCTCCAGTCAGCACTGCAGCTCGCCGGAAACACACTCCAGGGACTCCTCAGCATCACCAACATCGTTCCTACTGGATTCAATCTCATTGGCTGAGCTGCATGCCATGCAAATCGGACCCGACCTAAGCAAGCTTGGATGACTATAACAATATAAGATACCGTATTTAGGCAAATAAGGTTATGCTTATTAATGTGTCGTATGTTGAATTAAAAGGAGGCGTTTTGCAAAATGATGCTTCCTTAAGTATTAGATGACTTTCCGGTTCCCGTATCGCAATGAATTGTAATTTCCCAACTGCCTTAAGTTGAACGTCTAAGTACAACTACTTTTCAATAAATTTCTGTCACCTCATTGTCCTCCTCTAGTAGATTTCTTCGTTCTCGAAAGGTTTGCGCAACGACAAGTCTTTCAGCGGTCAATTACTGAcgaacatcatcttcttcacgtGAGAACTTCATCCTTGGCACTTATAACCTGAATCAGAAGGGTAAACGGCGTCGTGCATTATTTCGCTTAACATAATATTATCGCTTGACGAGACACTGCTAAACCGAGATGGAAGGACGACGAGACGATGCAAGATAGAATGACTCGATCATCCGCGCATTATAAACACAAAACGAAGATCTTGATGCGTATCTCCGACCTCTACCACGTAAATCTGATCGTACAATCTCATCACATCAGAACATGTGTGGTTCAAGTTTCATTCTCTCTGATTTCCTTGTCTAGAGAGCATGCTGGTGATAATGTTTATCAGGGACGACATCATCAGAACATGGTGGGCTCGGATGTGATTTTTCCTATGAGCTTGAGGGCAAGCTCACAGCCAGACAGCCTTAAGCTCGAGTGGACATAAGCCCCAAGCTCGCACGGCCGTGAGGCGCGGGATGAAGACCAATGGGAAACGGCGAGGGCACTGGCAACCGAGTCAGTCCGCGACAATGGGATTAGCGTTGGGCAGCAACGAGCGTAGCTTGGTCGACGGGAGCCAAATTTTGCCCACATTTGATGAGTTACACTACAAACAAGTGATCCCAAGTTTCTGAAAATTGAAATCTCTGGAGAAACCTCATACATAAGTCGCTCGAAGTTCATTTCTGTCCTCTCTTAATTTCTAAACATTTACAACAATGATTCCCGTCTCGTGAAAAAAGCATAAGCACTTTAGAAAAATCCAACCAAACATGTTGAACATCAAGAAGGCAGTTGGTCACCAAATTATGACATATCTCGTGTGAAGAGATTTCTTGAGTGATAGTCGTTTCATAATAGATATAGGATCCATAATATAATTATTATGAGAGTCAATAAATGATTCATCATCCATTACAATATATAAGATAGAGAATCGTTGGATATCatgtaatttcatttgtttactTAAAGAAATCCGCATGTTTCTTTCCCTAGAaatgcatatctagaattttctaattgtttttttaagaATGAGAATATTCACATAACCCTTATTTTTCCTGTAATATAATTATAACAAGTCCCTAGAAATTGTTGTACACCTGATAACATCTATGTATGTGTCACATTGCAGATGCTCAGGTGCTATACAGTGTGAATCAATCGTGGTGGTGAACACGACAGCAAATGGCTCGGGAGCGTTCTCAATGGTGTTGGTTCGTGCTGAATCCCTTCTCTCTTCACTGCTCAACAACCGCCTCCCGGTGGTCATGACTCCTCTCTTCACTTGCAACCCCAAGCTTCCCGGCCTTTGGGCTCCGATCCACCTTGCAGTTCGCCGGGAAGGCCACGCCTGACTTGCCGGGCATCACCCGCGTCGTGGCGTCCAAGTTCATGGTCAATCCTCCAAAGTAATATTTGTAAGCGAATAAAGGGTAGGCCTATGTTAGATAAAGATTAGGTCACTAAACCAAAGGATTAATGACAGAGAGAATCTTGGTTTATTTTTCCACGTTAAAGATtgaaaaaactatttcaaaaCATGTGATGGAGGATAAGGTTGGCGGTGGTCAAATCCTTGTTAATTTGATGTATCAAATAATGGAAAAGTATGTATTTGTGAGTTCTTTCTGCAATATATGCACTCACTATTAGCTTATTTTAATCAGGGATCATCAGCAGGGTCATGTTGATTTGATCAAGCTTTTCCATGAAC
This region of Eucalyptus grandis isolate ANBG69807.140 chromosome 8, ASM1654582v1, whole genome shotgun sequence genomic DNA includes:
- the LOC120286573 gene encoding 60S ribosomal protein L22-2-like; translation: MSRGGSSGGGGAKAAKKKGATFVIDCAKPVEDKIMDIASLEKFLQERIKVDGKAGALGDSVTVSRDKSKITVTSTSDFSKRYLKYLTKKYLKKHNVRDWLRVIASNKDRSVYELRYFNIAENEGEEED
- the LOC104417518 gene encoding LOW QUALITY PROTEIN: probable 3-ketoacyl-CoA synthase 21 (The sequence of the model RefSeq protein was modified relative to this genomic sequence to represent the inferred CDS: inserted 2 bases in 1 codon; deleted 1 base in 1 codon), which codes for MASSGHVLGLLGFVLAFAHRHFPLAMLGLVAIVFLVSKRKASVYLLDFNCYKAPDSYRLPKCMFREHLFSTIRXRSKSKAFLIKIFDKSGYSEETCIPPSITELPIKKSLSSALEEAETVIFSVIHGLLRKNNVSPRSIDILICNSTMFCPTPSLTAMVVNKFGMRSNIQSYNLSGMGCSAGVVSVGLAQDLLRVHRNSLALIVSTEILNMNWYTGKNASMLITNCLFRMGSAALLLSSRDQDKKAAKYELQHLVRTTRSRDEQSYTCVYQDVDSENEVGVSISKSIVNVAGDALKSNMASLGPLVLPYTEQCRYAWSLIKRKLGTGRTTETYVPNFRRAFEHFFIHAGGKSIIEAIGKNLKLGEEDLEASKMTLYKFGNTSASSIWYELAYTEAKGRVKAGDRIWQIALGSGFKCNSAVWRCIKPCSIRGSQSVGRQNGDRPRRSAVDPIREAGTFDLDKVAGISFFRKMQI
- the LOC120287372 gene encoding LOW QUALITY PROTEIN: phylloplanin-like (The sequence of the model RefSeq protein was modified relative to this genomic sequence to represent the inferred CDS: deleted 2 bases in 1 codon), with protein sequence MALKSLFLMSLIVGVLAVGAPMAQAQLGVGGIIGSLLGLIRINGIVPCLLNSATSLINGTIPLFPNAVVQLKCGGNVVSTATTNQNGVFSILLDPLQYVLSTVLNTCQLVVPTPLSSCNSALPVTGVLQSALQLAGNTLQGLLSITNIVPTGFNLIG